The following proteins come from a genomic window of Solea solea chromosome 3, fSolSol10.1, whole genome shotgun sequence:
- the senp3b gene encoding sentrin-specific protease 3b — protein sequence MRDSGGSLAQNCWQGDLGLTAVGQDDTGGGGIAGDHLIVPVSGHSVPRPMHLRLGQKEKVWTSEYVDEEDEDAMDGIVAIGDEEENNVDGEDKAGFEGKDWDYNEEEDDDEDGDDEEEDELEEEGDQAEAGWEHPVFPFHSSQHSNSQTQHCAPQQEAEGGGVVAAEDSLSQAEEGELLRSHLSRYRVQRRFRRWQRLRSHGGLRFRLTQHWRSWRQHAQRVGFSGHRWGRRVRRYDLYGKQRKIKRYQRSPYTEAGDDSSHERFTESDRDKQFNGCSPNKLEDRGRREVEVKPVELALTEEHMSCVTGILEESLKQYGSLIPIHVDDIVEKLQDIFSESFSQPHRKAMVQHLIQSFQRSSGSALAKTFRVNYKRHVLSMDDLGTLYGQNWLNDQIMNMYGDLVMDSVPEKVHFFNSFFYDKLRTKGYEGVKRWTKNVDIFQKDLLFIPIHLEVHWSLVSVDIPRRAITYFDSQRTLNRRCPKHIFKYLQAEAIKKDQQDFLTGWKGFFKMNVGRQNNDSDCGAFVLQYCKCLALGQPFSFGQQDMPRLRRQMYKELCHCKLIL from the exons ATGCGAGACAGTGGCGGTAGCCTTGCCCAGAACTGCTGGCAGGGAGACCTGGGTCTGACTGCTGTGGGACAGGACGACACAGGGGGAG GTGGGATTGCCGGAGACCACCTCATAGTTCCAGTGTCGGGTCATAGTGTACCCAGACCCATGCACCTAAGACTGGGGCAGAAAGAGAAAGTGTGGACAAGTGAGTATGTTGacgaggaggatgaagatgcaATGGATGGGATTGTGGCAATaggtgatgaagaagaaaacaatgtgGATGGGGAGGATAAAGCTGGATTTGAGGGGAAGGATTGGGATTacaatgaggaggaggatgacgatgaagacggcgatgatgaagaggaggacgagtTGGAAGAGGAAGGAGACCAAGCGGAGGCGGGATGGGAACACCCTGTCTTTCCCTTCCACTCCTCCCAGCACTCTAACTCTCAAACTCAGCATTGTGCACCACAGCAGGAGGCGGAGGGCGGTGGTGTAGTCGCTGCAGAGGATTCTCTCTCTCAGGCTGAGGAAGGAGAACTGTTGAGGTCTCACCTTAGCAGGTACAGGGTTCAGAGGAGGTTCAGGCGCTGGCAGCGTCTGCGATCCCATGGAGGTCTTCGATTTCGACTCACTCAGCACTGGAGGAGCTGGCGCCAGCACGCCCAGAGGGTGGGCTTCTCGGGACACCGGTGGGGTCGGAGAGTACGAAGATATGATTTGTACGGCaagcagaggaaaataaaaagatatcAACGATCACCATACACAGAGGCCGGGGATGACAGCAGCCATGAGAGGTTCACAGAGTCTGACAGAG ATAAGCAGTTTAATGGCTGCTCTCCAAACAAGCtagaggacagagggagacgGGAAGTGGAGGTGAAACCAGTGGAACTGGCCCTTACTGAAGAACACATGAGCTGTGTGACTG GTATTCTTGAGGAGTCTCTAAAACAGTATGGCAGTTTGATCCCTATTCATGTGGACGACATCGTGGAGAAGCTTCAGGACATCTTCAGCGAGAGTTTCTCACAGCCACACAG GAAAGCAATGGTGCAGCACCTAATACAATCCTTCCAGCGGTCATCAGGTTCAGCCTTGGCTAAAACATTCAGAGTCAACTATAAACGCCATGTTCTCTCCATGGATGACCTGGGAACTCTGTATGGACAGAACTGGCTCAACGATCAG ATAATGAACATGTATGGTGACCTGGTTATGGATTCTGTGCCAGAGAAG GTTCACTTTTTCAACAGCTTCTTTTATGATAAGCTACGGACTAAAGGTTATGAAGGAGTCAAACGGTGGACAAAAAAT GTCGACATCTTCCAGAAGGATCTGTTGTTTATCCCCATCCATCTAGAGGTCCACTGGTCACTGGTCAGCGTTGACATTCCTCGTCGAGCCATCACTTATTTTGACTCTCAGCGGACCCTCAACAGACGCTGCCCAAAG CACATTTTTAAGTATCTGCAAGCAGAGGCCATCAAAAAAGACCAACAAGACTTTTTGACGGGATGGAAAGGCTTTTTTAAAATG AATGTGGGTCGTCAGAACAATGACAGCGACTGTGGAGCTTTTGTGCTACAG TACTGCAAGTGTCTGGCGCTAGGGCAGCCATTCAGCTTCGGCCAGCAGGACATGCCCCGGCTGAGGAGACAAATGTACAAAGAACTCTGTCACTGCAAACTCATCCTGTGA
- the eif4a1a gene encoding eukaryotic translation initiation factor 4A1A has product MSAERDLRDNNGPEGMEPDGIIESNWNEIVDSFDDMNLSESLLRGIYAYGFEKPSAIQQRAIIPCIKAYDVIAQAQSGTGKTATFAISILQQIDVETKTTQALVLAPTRELAQQIQKVILALGDYMGASCHACIGGTNVRTEVVKLQNEAPHIVVGTPGRVFDMLSRKNISAKTIRMFVLDEADEMLSRGFKDQIYEIFQKLPSTTQVVLLSATMPVDVLEVTKKFMRDPIRILVKKEELTLEGIRQFYVNVEREDWKLDTLCDLYETLTITQAVIFINTRRKVDWLTEKMCARDFTVSALHGDMDQKERDLIMREFRSGSSRVLITTDLLARGIDVQQVSLVINYDLPTNRENYIHRIGRGGRFGRKGVAINMITDDDKRILRDIESFYNTTIEEMPMNVADLI; this is encoded by the exons ATGTCGGCTGAACGTGATCTTAG AGATAATAATGGCCCAGAGGGCATGGAGCCAGATGGTATCATTGAG AGCAACTGGAATGAGATCGTGGACAGTTTTGATGACATGAACCTGTCGGAGTCTCTGCTCAGGGGAATTTATGCCTATGGTTTTGAGAAGCCTTCTGCCATCCAGCAGAGAGCCATTATCCCTTGTATCAAGG CTTACGATGTGATTGCCCAGGCACAGTCCGGCACTGGCAAGACTGCCACCTTTGCCATTTCCATCCTCCAGCAGATTGATGTGGAGACGAAAACCACTCAGGCTCTGGTCCTGGCTCCCACCAGGGAGCTGGCGCAGCAG ATCCAGAAGGTGATTCTGGCCCTTGGTGACTACATGGGAGCCAGTTGCCATGCCTGTATTGGAGGGACCAACGTCCGCACTGAAGTCGTGAAGCTCCAGAATGAAGCCCCTCACATAGTGGTGGGAACCCCCGGCCGTGTCTTTGACATGTTGAGTCGCAAAAACATCT CTGCTAAGACCATCAGAATGTTTGTCCTGGACGAGGCTGATGAGATGCTTAGTCGAGGGTTCAAGGACcagatttatgagattttcCAGAAACTGCCCAGTACCACACAG GTTGTCCTCCTGTCGGCCACCATGCCAGTTGATGTTTTGGAGGTCACAAAGAAGTTCATGCGTGACCCCATTCGCATCCTGGTGAAGAAAGAGGAGTTGACCCTGGAGGGTATCCGCCAGTTCTATGTCAACGTGGAGAGGGAG GACTGGAAGCTGGACACGCTGTGTGACCTGTATGAGACTCTGACCATCACACAAGCGGTCATCTTCATCAACACGAGGAGGAAAGTGGACTGGCTGACTGAGAAGATGTGTGCCAGAGACTTCACCGTGTCTGCTCTG CACGGTGATATGGACCAGAAGGAGAGAGACTTGATCATGAGAGAGTTCCGCTCTGGCTCTAGTCGAGTCCTCATCACCACTGACCTGCTG GCCAGAGGCATTGATGTGCAACAAGTGTCCCTTGTCATCAACTACGACCTGCCAACCAACAGGGAAAACTACATCCACAG GATTGGGCGTGGTGGTCGTTTTGGCAGGAAGGGAGTAGCCATCAACATGATTACTGATGATGACAAGCGAATCCTAAGGGACATTGAATCGTTCTACAACACCACCATCGAGGAGATGCCCATGAATGTGGCCGATCTTATCTAG